A region from the Triticum urartu cultivar G1812 chromosome 1, Tu2.1, whole genome shotgun sequence genome encodes:
- the LOC125534494 gene encoding putative FBD-associated F-box protein At5g56820: MEDAAARPSKQAKAEGADRISLLPDSILSQVITRLPTKDAARTAALARRWRPLWRASPLNLDDARLPRWSWDCISKILAEHRGPARRLRLRHLDGPNSIADLAEWIRSPALDGLEEIHISYRYDLLLPPCALRFAPTLRVASFARCRFPEGISPTLAFPRLTRLALTEVEISEDALHGLLSACSALRVLQLDWCGGFDRVVIDSPTLQSFGIVADSYVGELVIHYAPRLERLIAFDNFDIQVIRAPRLQMVCFLDSHKTTLHVGTMASRGISGGNLAMPLHSVKIFILDTVGPDLDAVLNFIKYFPCLEKLVITLYLEVDMKKKNVRHLDPQDRIECLDLSLKEVVLKGYEGKRSDLNFAKFFVLNAKVLESMELRVQDNTFTRRWETNQRRRLQLDSRASRNARFEFGEAYPFTTFACSKHAHVLTMADPVGTSCGVCGHTD; this comes from the exons ATGGAGGATGCGGCGGCTCGCCCGTCCAAGCAGGCGAAAGCCGAAGGGGCCGACCGCATCAGCCTCCTCCCCGACAGCATTCTCTCCCAGGTCATCACCCGCCTCCCCACCAAGGACGCCGCGCGCACCGCCGCCCTCGCCCGCCGctggcgccccctctggcgcgCCTCCCCGCTCAACCTCGACGACGCCCGCCTCCCCAGATGGTCCTGGGACTGCATCTCCAAGATCCTCGCCGAGCACCGCGGCcccgcccgccgcctccgcctccgccacCTCGACGGCCCGAACAGCATCGCCGATCTCGCAGAGTGGATCAGATCCCCCGCCCTCGACGGCCTCGAGGAGATCCATATCTCTTACCGCTACGACCTTCTGCTGCCGCCGTGCGCCCTCCGCTTCGCGCCGACCCTCCGCGTCGCCAGCTTCGCCCGCTGCCGTTTCCCCGAGGGCATTTCCCCGACCCTCGCGTTCCCGCGTCTGACGCGGCTCGCCCTCACCGAGGTCGAGATCTCCGAGGATGCCCTCCACGGCCTGCTCTCCGCCTGTTCCGCGCTCAGGGTGCTCCAGCTGGATTGGTGCGGCGGCTTCGACCGGGTGGTCATCGACTCGCCGACTCTGCAGAGCTTCGGCATTGTCGCGGACAGCTACGTGGGCGAGCTGGTCATACACTATGCCCCTCGCCTGGAGAGATTGATTGCATTTGATAATTTCGACATTCAGGTGATCAGAGCGCCTAGACTGCAGATGGTGTGCTTTTTGGACAGCCACAAGACTACACTCCATGTTGGAACCATGGCTTCTCGG GGAATTTCTGGTGGAAACTTGGCAATGCCACTGCACAGTGTGAAGATTTTCATTCTTGATACTGTTGGTCCTGATCTTGATGCAGTTCTAAACTTCATCAAATACTTTCCTTGCTTGGAGAAGCTCGTCATCACG TTATACCTGGAAGTTGATATGAAAAAGAAAAATGTACGCCATCTCGACCCACAAGATCGCATTGAATGTCTTGACCTCAGTCTGAAAGAAGTAGTGCTGAAGGGTTACGAGGGCAAGCGGTCGGATCTTAACTTTGCCAAGTTCTTTGTTCTGAATGCTAAGGTGCTTGAGTCAATGGAACTCCGTGTCCAGGATAACACATTCACCAGGAGATGGGAAACTAATCAGCGTAGGCGGCTACAACTGGATAGCAGGGCTTCTAGAAATGCTCGGTTTGAGTTTGGAGAAGCTTATCCCTTCACTACATTTGCATGCAGCAAGCATGCTCATGTTTTGACCATGGCTGATCCTGTTGGTACCTCTTGCGGAGTTTGCGGGCATACTGATTGA
- the LOC125532880 gene encoding F-box/FBD/LRR-repeat protein At5g53840-like, translated as MQAAADCGVKKVKREGIDLISDLPDETLCTIISFLHTDDAVRTSALSRRWRHLWRSAPINLDTAHIPGFCPEQIEVVTEILSEHQGPIRRLHLNSLYFADLDGWFRSPALANLQEFDIYVAKFDDVLPLSVLRFAPTLRVARIAHCSFFEDEEVPVFNFPYLKTLVLGFLSVYEGTLHSILSGCPVLEDLLLDSCDGFRRLVINSQTLRSIGVCNDMGSMSEIVIENGPCLERFVRSDLFRRTSPLRRAPVFRVISAPKLAILGSLTDNVDKLKLGTRVSQEMVAGNLEMLMRGVKVLNITSSGPNLDAVLGFLRVFSFLEKLYIMSSLQKDMQNVHHHEPTALIESLHHIRYVELKCYTGTDSDVDFAKFFVHNAKALELMKFVVEGRCTQKWRTDQYKCLQFDSRASPNALLDFRSYSGHAYPAGCIRRGNHHNEHVLSMANPFDSSSCSHCRDA; from the exons ATGCAGGCGGCGGCAGACTGTGGAGTGAAGAAGGTGAAACGGGAGGGAATCGATCTGATCAGTGACCTCCCGGATGAGACGCTCTGCACCATCATCTCCTTCCTCCACACTGATGATGCCGTGCGCACTTCTGCCCTCTCTCGCCGCTGGCGTCACCTGTGGCGCTCCGCTCCGATCAACCTTGACACTGCCCATATCCCTGGGTTTTGTCCCGAGCAAATTGAGGTTGTAACCGAGATCCTTTCTGAGCACCAGGGCCCCATACGCCGCCTTCACCTCAACAGCCTCTATTTTGCTGATCTTGATGGCTGGTTCAGGTCCCCAGCCCTTGCTAATCTTCAGGAGTTCGACATCTATGTCGCTAAATTTGATGATGTGCTGCCACTGTCTGTGCTCCGCTTCGCACCGACCCTCCGTGTGGCCCGCATTGCCCACTGCAGCTTCTTTGAGGATGAGGAGGTCCCAGTATTTAACTTCCCATACCTGAAAACACTCGTTCTGGGCTTCCTTTCTGTATATGAAGGCACCCTCCACAGCATTCTCTCTGGCTGCCCTGTCCTCGAGGACCTGCTGCTTGACAGTTGTGATGGCTTCAGGCGCTTGGTGATCAACTCGCAGACACTTAGGAGCATCGGTGTCTGTAATGATATGGGCAGCATGAGTGAAATAGTCATCGAGAATGGCCCTTGCCTGGAAAGATTCGTCAGATCAGATTTATTTCGCAGAACCAGCCCACTGCGCAGAGCACCAGTCTTCCGGGTAATTAGTGCGCCGAAACTGGCGATCTTGGGCTCACTGACAGACAACGTTGATAAACTCAAGCTTGGAACCAGAGTTTCACAG GAAATGGTCGCTGGTAACCTGGAAATGTTGATGCGAGGTGTTAAGGTTTTAAATATCACGTCTAGTGGCCCTAATCTTGATGCAGTTCTTGGCTTCCTCAGAGTCTTTTCTTTCTTGGAGAAGCTATACATAATG TCATCTCTGCAGAAGGATATGCAAAATGTGCATCATCATGAGCCAACAGCTCTGATTGAGTCTCTTCACCATATCAGATATGTAGAGTTGAAGTGTTACACGGGCACGGATTCGGATGTTGACTTTGCTAAGTTCTTTGTTCACAATGCTAAGGCGCTTGAGTTGATGAAATTTGTTGTCGAAGGCAGATGCACTCAGAAATGGAGAACTGATCAATACAAGTGCCTACAGTTTGATAGCAGGGCTTCTCCAAATGCTCTATTGGATTTTAGATCTTACTCTGGTCATGCATATCCTGCTGGATGTATCCGAAGGGGCAATCACCATAATGAGCATGTCCTGTCCATGGCTAATCCCTTCGATAgctcttcttgtagtcactgcagaGATGCCTGA